A single region of the Pontimicrobium sp. SW4 genome encodes:
- a CDS encoding histidine kinase, producing the protein MKKLFKTIASGIIVGIVIMLIDQTIRYFSGYEIMIDNDFYRTFFYYMLYAVPLSIVNSYFFDYINVDVVWNRYKKYRIALGFFGSVIITLITIFFVRAFIEMVVEGETFDEFISTERPEFYFSALLITLVISLFFHAVYFYQQLQKNKIKEQKVIAGTASAKFDALKNQLDPHFLFNSLNVLTSLIDENPESAQKFTTALSKVYRYVLEQKSKALVTVDEELEFAKTYMSLLKMRFEDSIIFEIPESASNPEAKVVPLALQLLLENAVKHNMVTTSKPLHIKIYESNNMLVVENNLQTKQIVKKSSGVGLDNIRQRYNLLTDKKVNINQQADSFAVAIPMLTKQISVMRTRTNNQFDDSYVRARKHVEEVKEFYYGVISYIVVIPFLIFINYWTFWGFQWFWFPMFGWGIGIAFHAYKVYVNDGVLGRNWERNKIEKFMREEEEKNRWN; encoded by the coding sequence ATGAAGAAATTATTTAAAACTATTGCATCTGGAATTATTGTAGGTATTGTTATTATGCTTATAGATCAAACAATTCGATATTTTTCTGGATACGAAATAATGATTGATAATGATTTCTACCGAACATTTTTTTATTACATGTTGTATGCCGTTCCTTTAAGTATTGTTAACTCCTATTTTTTTGATTATATAAATGTAGATGTTGTTTGGAATCGTTATAAAAAATATAGGATAGCTCTTGGTTTTTTTGGTTCAGTAATTATTACGCTCATTACCATATTTTTTGTTAGAGCTTTTATTGAAATGGTTGTTGAAGGAGAAACTTTTGATGAGTTCATTAGTACAGAAAGACCAGAATTTTATTTTAGTGCTTTATTAATCACTCTAGTTATTTCACTGTTTTTTCATGCTGTGTATTTCTATCAGCAATTACAAAAAAACAAGATTAAAGAACAAAAGGTTATTGCAGGAACAGCAAGTGCTAAGTTTGATGCTTTAAAAAATCAGTTAGATCCACATTTTTTATTCAATAGTTTAAACGTATTAACTAGTCTAATTGATGAAAACCCAGAAAGTGCACAAAAATTCACTACTGCTTTATCTAAAGTATATCGTTACGTATTGGAACAAAAAAGTAAAGCGTTGGTAACGGTTGATGAAGAATTAGAATTTGCAAAAACCTATATGTCGTTATTGAAAATGCGTTTTGAAGACAGTATTATTTTTGAAATTCCAGAAAGTGCATCAAACCCAGAAGCTAAGGTTGTGCCATTAGCGTTACAATTATTATTGGAGAATGCAGTAAAGCACAACATGGTAACAACCAGCAAACCTTTGCATATTAAAATTTATGAATCTAACAATATGTTAGTAGTTGAAAACAATTTGCAAACAAAACAAATAGTAAAGAAGAGTAGTGGTGTTGGATTGGATAATATACGCCAACGCTACAATTTATTAACCGATAAAAAAGTAAACATCAATCAACAAGCAGATAGTTTTGCAGTTGCAATACCAATGCTTACAAAACAAATATCAGTCATGAGAACACGAACAAATAATCAATTTGACGACAGTTATGTTCGAGCACGTAAACATGTCGAGGAAGTAAAAGAGTTTTATTACGGAGTCATATCATACATTGTTGTAATTCCGTTTTTGATATTTATTAATTACTGGACATTTTGGGGCTTTCAATGGTTTTGGTTTCCAATGTTTGGTTGGGGAATAGGAATCGCATTTCACGCTTATAAAGTATATGTAAACGATGGCGTATTAGGACGCAATTGGGAACGCAATAAAATTGAAAAGTTTATGCGTGAAGAAGAAGAGAAAAACCGTTGGAACTAA
- a CDS encoding 2TM domain-containing protein gives MNYPDKERAFLSAKRRVEKLRAFYSHLGVYIVVNCLISAIRIVINLRNGESFADTFFDFSFSANWLFWGVALTMHAFAVFVLPLILGNNWEEEKIKQYMEEDKHNNFN, from the coding sequence ATGAATTATCCCGATAAAGAACGTGCATTTTTGAGTGCAAAAAGGCGTGTTGAAAAACTAAGAGCATTTTATTCACATCTTGGAGTTTATATTGTAGTAAATTGCCTTATTTCTGCAATTAGAATTGTTATAAACCTTAGAAATGGAGAATCATTTGCAGATACTTTTTTTGATTTTAGTTTTTCTGCAAATTGGTTGTTTTGGGGAGTTGCCCTAACCATGCATGCTTTTGCTGTTTTTGTTTTACCATTAATACTAGGAAATAATTGGGAGGAAGAAAAAATAAAGCAATACATGGAAGAAGATAAACACAATAATTTTAATTAA
- a CDS encoding 2TM domain-containing protein, whose protein sequence is MEKYNIEPYNDKQSRYDFEKEEVYIRAKKKLDKLVGFYWHLASYIVVNTFLIIIIVVNKDEGETIWEFGTFATAFFWGIGLFFHFLGVFGPGFMFGKNWEEKKIKEYMDKDKEEHQRFQ, encoded by the coding sequence ATGGAAAAATATAATATAGAACCATACAACGATAAGCAATCAAGGTATGATTTTGAAAAAGAAGAAGTGTATATAAGAGCAAAAAAAAAGCTAGATAAACTAGTGGGCTTTTATTGGCACTTAGCATCATATATAGTTGTTAATACATTTTTAATAATAATTATAGTTGTAAATAAAGATGAAGGAGAAACTATATGGGAGTTTGGTACTTTTGCAACAGCATTTTTTTGGGGGATAGGCTTGTTCTTCCACTTCTTGGGTGTATTTGGACCAGGATTTATGTTTGGTAAGAATTGGGAAGAAAAAAAGATTAAAGAGTATATGGATAAAGATAAGGAAGAACACCAACGCTTTCAATAA
- a CDS encoding 2TM domain-containing protein: protein MNKKYLEAKRKVKSLRRFYIHLLFFLIVNVALMFNLIMLEKDESLNIFVWAILNIMITWSIGVFIHAWIVFKGKILFSKAYEDRKIEEFMNEEQNL from the coding sequence ATGAATAAAAAGTATCTAGAGGCAAAGAGAAAAGTTAAGTCGCTTAGGAGGTTTTATATTCATCTGCTTTTCTTTTTAATTGTAAATGTTGCATTGATGTTTAACCTAATTATGTTAGAGAAAGACGAAAGCTTAAACATTTTTGTTTGGGCAATTCTAAATATTATGATAACATGGAGCATAGGCGTATTTATCCATGCTTGGATTGTTTTTAAAGGAAAAATACTATTTAGTAAAGCATATGAAGATAGAAAGATTGAAGAATTTATGAATGAAGAACAAAATCTATAA
- a CDS encoding DUF2306 domain-containing protein: protein MLNDIIHSNIGWFHFITAVMSLITGTVVVLNVKGTLFHKRIGYVYVISMLTLNLSSFFIINFGGFSLFHFFAIVSLLTVLGGMYAAWKRYKNWLTAHYYFMSWSVVGLYAALWSEIGTRFTSNMKDFWWMVALATFMTIAIGARIINKNAKKLNLK, encoded by the coding sequence ATGCTCAACGACATTATACATAGTAATATTGGTTGGTTTCATTTTATTACAGCGGTTATGTCTTTAATAACAGGAACAGTTGTAGTGTTAAATGTAAAAGGCACATTGTTTCATAAGCGAATAGGCTATGTGTATGTTATTTCGATGTTGACATTAAATTTAAGTTCCTTTTTTATTATCAATTTTGGCGGTTTTAGTCTGTTTCATTTCTTTGCTATAGTAAGTTTGCTTACTGTTTTAGGAGGTATGTATGCTGCATGGAAAAGATATAAAAATTGGTTAACAGCACATTACTATTTTATGAGTTGGTCTGTGGTTGGTTTGTATGCAGCACTTTGGTCAGAAATTGGTACACGTTTTACGAGTAACATGAAAGATTTCTGGTGGATGGTTGCTTTAGCAACATTTATGACTATAGCAATAGGAGCAAGAATTATTAATAAGAATGCTAAAAAATTAAACTTAAAATAA
- a CDS encoding LytTR family DNA-binding domain-containing protein, producing MKVIIIEDEKPSARRLQRMLNNLDIEAEVMLHSVEESIDWFKNNTHPDLIFLDIQLSDGLSFEIFESINIQSAVIFTTAYDEYALQAFKLNSIDYLLKPIDEEDLAKAVSKFKERLPKQQAVTLDFNDIKNLLVNPIEREYKKRFSVKVGQHLKLINIEDIECVYSENKGTYVHTSEGRNYLLDTTLENLENELEPHTFFRINRKFFVNINAIKDMVSYTNSRLQIKLNNYNEQEVIVARERVKDFKDWLE from the coding sequence ATGAAAGTAATTATTATAGAAGATGAAAAGCCATCAGCAAGACGTTTACAGCGTATGTTAAACAATTTAGACATCGAAGCTGAAGTTATGTTACATTCGGTTGAAGAATCTATTGATTGGTTTAAGAATAATACACATCCAGACCTTATTTTTTTAGATATACAGTTGAGTGATGGATTATCTTTTGAAATTTTTGAGAGTATAAACATTCAATCTGCAGTTATTTTCACCACAGCTTATGACGAATATGCTTTACAAGCCTTTAAGCTTAATAGTATAGATTATTTATTAAAACCTATTGATGAAGAGGATCTAGCAAAAGCTGTTTCAAAATTTAAAGAACGTTTGCCAAAACAACAAGCAGTTACTTTAGATTTTAACGATATTAAAAACCTATTGGTAAATCCTATAGAGCGCGAATACAAGAAGCGTTTTTCAGTGAAGGTTGGACAACATTTAAAACTTATTAATATTGAAGATATTGAGTGTGTGTATAGCGAAAACAAAGGCACCTATGTGCATACATCTGAAGGTAGAAATTACTTGTTAGATACAACTTTAGAAAATCTTGAAAACGAATTAGAACCACATACATTTTTTAGAATTAATCGTAAATTCTTCGTTAATATAAATGCCATTAAAGATATGGTGAGTTATACGAATTCTCGACTACAAATAAAACTCAATAATTATAACGAACAAGAGGTTATTGTAGCACGTGAGCGTGTAAAAGATTTTAAAGACTGGTTGGAGTAA
- a CDS encoding DoxX family protein, translating to MQHKALKIFLRLAIALSFLSAVADRFGYWAKDISVWGNWDSFLGYTELINPWVPSSMISFVAIFATGAEVLFALALLLGFKTELFAKLSGYLMLIFALAITFSTGIKGAFDYSVFTASAGAFALSTMKEKYLELDLLFSKSKS from the coding sequence ATGCAACATAAAGCACTAAAAATATTTTTAAGATTAGCCATCGCTCTTAGCTTCTTATCTGCAGTCGCAGATCGATTTGGTTATTGGGCAAAAGATATTTCGGTATGGGGAAATTGGGATAGTTTTTTAGGTTATACCGAACTTATTAATCCGTGGGTACCTAGCAGTATGATATCTTTTGTAGCCATATTTGCAACAGGTGCTGAAGTGTTGTTTGCATTAGCTTTATTATTAGGGTTTAAAACTGAGCTATTTGCCAAACTAAGCGGTTATTTAATGCTCATATTTGCTTTAGCAATAACGTTTTCTACGGGAATTAAAGGTGCTTTTGATTATTCGGTTTTTACGGCTTCAGCTGGAGCATTTGCTTTAAGTACTATGAAAGAAAAATACCTAGAATTAGATTTATTATTTTCTAAGAGTAAGAGCTAA
- a CDS encoding n-acetylglutamate synthase: MNYHGKSFAPITNSENGETSKETIFKYQQIGNILTSEYSGGKIKQGHLIGLVDEKGNIEMRYHQVNINNELMTGVCSSKPEILANVKIRLHENWKWTSGDKSEGKSIIEEL; this comes from the coding sequence ATGAATTACCACGGAAAATCCTTTGCTCCCATAACAAATTCTGAAAATGGAGAAACATCCAAAGAAACTATTTTTAAATACCAACAAATAGGCAATATTTTAACCTCTGAATACTCTGGTGGAAAAATAAAGCAAGGACATTTAATTGGATTAGTAGATGAAAAAGGCAACATAGAAATGAGGTATCATCAAGTAAATATAAATAACGAATTAATGACTGGAGTTTGCAGCTCTAAGCCAGAAATATTAGCCAATGTAAAAATAAGGCTTCATGAAAATTGGAAATGGACTTCGGGAGATAAATCTGAAGGGAAATCTATAATTGAAGAATTGTAA
- a CDS encoding DUF2867 domain-containing protein translates to MKVKVERTPKTEGIKYALPQVNFTDTFSTTNHLDSLSIISKLVFGTMPKWVGFLMKIRNNIVKVFGLKTEKPEDYHPEFKVGGYVGFFQIFSIQHNEIILGADDKHLNFRVSIYNSNENQFNIKVTTLVEYNNRFGKIYMFIVKPFHHFIVKKW, encoded by the coding sequence ATGAAGGTAAAAGTGGAAAGAACACCAAAAACCGAAGGGATTAAATATGCACTTCCACAAGTAAACTTTACTGATACTTTTTCAACTACAAATCATCTTGACAGTTTAAGCATAATATCAAAATTGGTTTTTGGAACAATGCCAAAATGGGTTGGATTTTTGATGAAGATTAGAAATAATATTGTCAAAGTATTTGGTTTAAAAACAGAAAAACCCGAAGATTATCATCCAGAATTTAAAGTTGGTGGCTATGTTGGTTTTTTTCAAATTTTTAGCATCCAGCATAACGAAATAATACTTGGAGCTGATGATAAACATTTGAATTTTAGAGTAAGTATATATAATTCTAACGAAAATCAATTCAATATTAAAGTCACTACTTTAGTTGAATATAACAATCGCTTCGGAAAAATTTATATGTTTATCGTAAAGCCTTTTCATCACTTTATTGTAAAAAAATGGTGA
- a CDS encoding aminotransferase class V-fold PLP-dependent enzyme produces the protein MDKHTDGFETLDPQDWEQSKALMHQMVEDAFDYVKNIRDRKIWQEMPDDVLKTFESQIPQQPSDAESVYQDLQKNVLPYPMGNVHPRFWAWYMGNGTISGVMGDFWASIINPNLGGGNHAGHKVEEQVVNWIKEIIEFPKSSSGLLVSGGSMANYAALSVARNVKAGYDIRSEGLRENNLVFYASTEVHSCNTKAVELLGLGTKGLKKIAVNDDYTINIKALKNQIAEDKANGLQPICIIATSGTVNTGAIDDLNAIADICEKENLWFHVDGAIGAIAMLSDTLKPQLKGIERADSVALDLHKWLHMPFEAGCVIIKDNEAHKKTFSLIPEYLAKNTRGLASGDNWFSEYGLQLSRRFRALKIWMSLKEHGSKRFGRMITRNVQQAYYLGGLVNKHTDLELLAPIGMDIVCFRYNPGGKTLDELNAINKEIKLQLEEQAIALPGYTTLNGAYCIRCAISSHRVTNEDFNVLVENVLRLGKEL, from the coding sequence ATGGATAAGCATACAGATGGTTTTGAAACTCTTGATCCTCAAGATTGGGAACAATCAAAAGCCTTAATGCATCAAATGGTTGAAGATGCTTTTGACTATGTTAAAAACATTAGAGATCGAAAAATTTGGCAAGAAATGCCTGATGATGTTCTTAAAACGTTTGAGTCTCAAATACCTCAGCAACCAAGTGATGCAGAAAGCGTGTATCAAGATTTACAAAAAAACGTACTACCCTATCCCATGGGAAATGTGCATCCGCGTTTTTGGGCTTGGTATATGGGAAATGGAACTATTTCTGGCGTTATGGGAGATTTTTGGGCATCTATTATTAATCCAAACCTTGGAGGTGGAAATCATGCAGGACACAAAGTTGAAGAGCAAGTTGTAAATTGGATTAAAGAAATAATTGAATTCCCAAAATCGTCCAGTGGACTTCTGGTAAGTGGTGGTTCTATGGCTAATTACGCTGCTCTATCTGTAGCAAGAAATGTTAAAGCTGGTTACGATATTCGCTCAGAAGGGTTAAGAGAAAATAATTTAGTCTTTTATGCATCAACCGAAGTTCATAGTTGTAATACGAAAGCTGTTGAACTTTTAGGTTTAGGAACTAAAGGGCTTAAAAAAATTGCTGTTAATGATGATTATACAATTAACATTAAAGCTCTTAAAAATCAAATAGCTGAAGATAAAGCTAACGGATTGCAACCTATTTGCATTATTGCTACTTCTGGTACTGTAAACACTGGAGCTATTGACGATTTAAATGCCATTGCTGATATATGTGAAAAAGAAAATCTTTGGTTTCATGTAGATGGTGCTATTGGTGCCATAGCAATGCTTTCAGATACACTTAAACCACAACTTAAGGGTATTGAGCGTGCAGATTCTGTAGCCTTAGATTTGCACAAATGGCTACACATGCCTTTTGAAGCTGGTTGCGTAATTATTAAGGATAACGAGGCACATAAAAAAACCTTCTCACTAATTCCAGAATATTTAGCCAAAAACACACGTGGTTTAGCATCAGGAGACAATTGGTTTAGTGAATATGGCTTACAGCTCTCAAGACGATTTAGAGCTTTAAAGATTTGGATGTCACTTAAAGAGCATGGTAGTAAACGTTTTGGCAGAATGATAACTCGTAATGTTCAACAAGCTTACTATTTAGGAGGTTTAGTTAATAAGCATACAGATTTAGAACTCCTTGCTCCCATTGGTATGGACATAGTCTGTTTTAGATATAATCCTGGAGGAAAAACGCTAGATGAGTTAAACGCCATTAATAAAGAGATTAAATTACAACTGGAAGAACAGGCCATTGCATTACCAGGTTATACAACGCTAAATGGTGCGTATTGTATCCGTTGCGCTATTTCTAGCCATCGCGTTACTAATGAAGATTTTAATGTACTTGTAGAGAATGTTTTAAGATTGGGAAAGGAATTGTAA
- a CDS encoding DUF1456 family protein, with product MGLTNNDIFKKLRVAHKLRDDDIVKICALKDFKVTKSELGAIFRNENHPKYMECGDQFLRNFLDGLIIHLRGPMPSKEENKSNK from the coding sequence ATGGGACTTACAAACAATGACATTTTCAAAAAACTTCGAGTGGCGCATAAACTGCGTGATGACGATATTGTAAAAATTTGTGCTTTAAAAGATTTTAAAGTCACAAAAAGTGAATTAGGAGCCATTTTTAGAAATGAAAATCATCCAAAATACATGGAATGTGGCGATCAATTTTTGCGTAATTTTCTTGATGGACTCATCATACATTTACGAGGTCCAATGCCTTCTAAAGAAGAAAATAAATCAAACAAATAG
- a CDS encoding LETM1-related biofilm-associated protein: MNPSANGWILKLQTIISENSDFLNYRSADFYCSLKSAGFIYGSNISAVKNIVEKKDLSNEELSKINLFLTLQHVYIKSGTTVPILESLINFYKKIKVYKLSFFGSLVNSKYSLNTLERIIHKRVQIDDNILTKNFNYFIINALLFVDALAYHEYLTRGVVSSDYIKKLEASIETIILEVLNTKTYKTKHDKSLIKLVEASLRFGDSANISYEEAINNLITNYEKWYLLDIACMATWSDKIIDPKEQQFLYKLGNDLKLKTKIVNNSITTVNNFYTKNKGDITLLSSSNIVKNFYDNSSKMVSKLISRNKKRLQKELVQSKELVKLIGQSTVRDLSKTEQKQLQEQLIDIIKSIPSLAIFMLPGGALLLPLFIKFIPKLLPSSFDDNRIEES; encoded by the coding sequence ATGAACCCTTCTGCTAATGGATGGATATTAAAATTGCAAACTATAATTTCTGAAAATTCGGATTTCCTAAATTATAGATCAGCAGATTTTTACTGTAGTTTAAAATCTGCTGGTTTTATATATGGTAGTAATATTAGTGCTGTAAAAAATATTGTAGAAAAAAAGGATCTTTCTAACGAAGAACTAAGCAAGATTAATCTATTCCTTACTTTGCAACATGTATATATAAAAAGTGGAACTACAGTCCCTATTCTAGAAAGTCTTATAAACTTCTACAAAAAAATCAAAGTATATAAACTGTCCTTTTTTGGCAGTTTGGTAAACAGTAAATATTCATTAAATACTCTTGAAAGAATTATACATAAACGTGTTCAAATTGACGATAATATTCTTACCAAAAATTTCAACTATTTTATAATAAACGCATTACTATTTGTAGATGCGTTAGCATATCATGAGTATCTAACTCGTGGCGTAGTTTCAAGTGATTATATAAAAAAGTTAGAAGCTTCAATTGAAACAATTATACTAGAAGTTTTAAATACTAAAACATATAAAACGAAGCATGACAAGAGTTTAATAAAGCTAGTTGAAGCTTCATTACGCTTCGGTGATAGCGCAAACATTTCGTATGAAGAAGCTATAAATAATCTCATCACAAACTATGAAAAATGGTATTTACTAGACATAGCATGTATGGCTACTTGGAGTGATAAAATTATTGATCCAAAAGAGCAACAGTTTTTATATAAACTAGGAAATGATTTAAAATTAAAGACTAAAATAGTTAATAACTCTATTACTACTGTAAACAATTTTTATACAAAAAACAAAGGTGATATTACCCTTTTAAGCTCTAGCAACATAGTTAAGAATTTCTATGATAATTCTAGTAAAATGGTTTCAAAACTTATATCACGTAATAAAAAGCGCTTACAAAAAGAACTCGTTCAGAGCAAAGAACTTGTAAAACTCATTGGGCAATCTACTGTAAGAGATTTAAGTAAAACTGAACAAAAGCAGTTACAAGAACAATTAATTGATATCATTAAATCTATACCTAGTCTTGCAATTTTTATGCTTCCAGGTGGCGCATTATTATTACCTTTATTTATAAAATTTATTCCAAAATTATTACCTTCTTCTTTTGATGATAATAGGATTGAAGAATCTTAA
- a CDS encoding superoxide dismutase family protein — MKKLSVFTLALTIAFATACKSDKKETNATETEVENTDKTEETTNQKPYDGGDLWVTLNAKSGSSVKGTAVFENKGESVSMLLTVSGLEPGEHAVHLHEKSDCSAEDGTSTGGHWNPTGQPHGKWGAAEGYHKGDIGNFTASENGKATYTFSTDEWCIGCGDETKDILGKGIIIHQGTDDFTTQPTGAAGGRISCGGVIQ, encoded by the coding sequence ATGAAAAAATTATCTGTTTTTACTTTAGCACTTACTATAGCTTTTGCTACAGCTTGTAAATCTGACAAAAAAGAAACAAATGCTACTGAAACTGAAGTAGAAAACACTGATAAAACAGAAGAAACTACCAATCAAAAACCATATGATGGTGGCGATTTATGGGTAACCCTTAATGCAAAAAGTGGAAGTTCAGTAAAAGGTACTGCCGTTTTTGAAAACAAAGGAGAAAGTGTAAGTATGCTATTAACAGTAAGTGGTTTAGAACCTGGTGAACACGCAGTTCATTTACATGAAAAAAGTGATTGTTCAGCTGAAGATGGTACTTCAACTGGTGGACACTGGAATCCTACTGGACAACCACATGGAAAATGGGGAGCAGCCGAAGGATATCACAAAGGAGACATAGGGAATTTTACTGCAAGCGAGAATGGAAAAGCAACATATACATTTTCAACTGACGAATGGTGTATTGGTTGTGGTGATGAGACCAAAGACATTCTAGGAAAAGGTATTATTATTCATCAAGGAACTGACGATTTTACTACGCAACCAACAGGTGCTGCAGGTGGAAGAATAAGTTGCGGTGGTGTAATTCAATAA
- the hemN gene encoding oxygen-independent coproporphyrinogen III oxidase, whose protein sequence is MHSELVKKYNVAGPRYTSYPTVPYWDISTFSLLNWKQSLIKSFNESNDSEGISLYVHLPFCESLCTFCGCNKRITKRHEVESPYITAVLKEWQLYCDLLGSKPKIKELHLGGGTPTFFSPQNLQVLINGILKKGILADGYEFSFEGHPNNTTKEHLQALYDVGFRRVSYGVQDYNPIVQKAIHRIQPFENVKRATELAREIGYTSIGHDIIFGLPFQTLDHVKHTILKTKELLPDRLAFYSYAHVPWIKGNGQRGFKDNDLPNADLKREQYEVGKVLLSEVGYNEIGMDHFALPSDSLYQSMIEGNLHRNFMGYTASKTQTMIGLGVSSISDSWYGFAQNVKGIEEYYHLISEDIIPVYRGHILNKEDLIIREHILNLMCQFNTSWKNKYLYFNELPEVIIKLKEMERDGLLNISDTSITVTKKGYPFVRNICMAFDVLLQRKKPETQLFSMTI, encoded by the coding sequence ATGCATAGTGAATTAGTAAAAAAGTATAATGTGGCTGGACCAAGGTATACAAGTTATCCTACGGTTCCATATTGGGATATTAGCACATTTTCATTGTTAAATTGGAAACAATCTTTAATTAAGTCGTTTAATGAAAGTAATGATAGTGAAGGTATAAGCCTATATGTTCATTTACCATTCTGCGAGAGTCTTTGTACTTTTTGTGGATGTAATAAACGTATCACCAAAAGGCATGAAGTAGAGTCACCATATATTACTGCAGTTTTAAAAGAGTGGCAGTTATATTGTGATTTGTTAGGTAGTAAACCCAAAATTAAAGAACTTCATCTTGGTGGAGGTACGCCAACATTTTTTAGTCCGCAAAATCTCCAAGTATTGATTAATGGCATTTTAAAAAAAGGGATTCTCGCAGATGGTTATGAATTTAGTTTTGAAGGTCACCCTAATAACACAACAAAAGAGCATTTACAAGCTCTTTACGATGTTGGATTTAGACGTGTTAGTTATGGTGTCCAAGATTACAATCCAATAGTACAAAAGGCAATTCATAGAATTCAGCCATTCGAAAATGTAAAACGAGCTACAGAATTAGCTAGAGAAATTGGTTATACATCTATTGGACACGATATAATTTTTGGACTACCTTTTCAAACTTTAGATCATGTAAAGCATACTATTTTAAAAACTAAAGAATTATTACCAGATCGTCTCGCATTTTATAGCTATGCGCATGTGCCTTGGATAAAAGGAAATGGACAACGTGGTTTTAAAGATAATGATTTGCCAAATGCTGATTTAAAACGTGAACAATATGAAGTTGGTAAAGTGTTATTAAGTGAAGTTGGTTATAATGAAATAGGAATGGATCACTTTGCATTGCCTTCTGATAGTTTATATCAATCTATGATTGAAGGAAACTTACATAGAAACTTTATGGGCTACACAGCTAGTAAAACTCAAACTATGATTGGTTTGGGTGTGTCATCTATAAGTGATAGTTGGTATGGCTTTGCGCAAAATGTAAAAGGAATAGAAGAATATTATCATTTAATTTCAGAAGATATTATACCAGTTTATAGAGGGCATATTTTAAATAAAGAGGATCTCATTATTAGAGAACATATTTTAAACCTTATGTGTCAATTTAATACCTCTTGGAAAAATAAGTATCTTTATTTTAATGAACTTCCAGAAGTAATTATAAAGTTGAAAGAAATGGAAAGGGATGGTTTATTAAATATTAGTGATACTAGTATTACTGTGACAAAGAAAGGCTATCCGTTTGTTAGAAATATTTGTATGGCTTTTGACGTATTGTTGCAGCGTAAAAAACCAGAAACGCAATTATTTTCGATGACAATTTAA